A stretch of Spodoptera frugiperda isolate SF20-4 chromosome 6, AGI-APGP_CSIRO_Sfru_2.0, whole genome shotgun sequence DNA encodes these proteins:
- the LOC118267673 gene encoding uncharacterized protein LOC118267673, which yields MGNMKFKINGTQYEVDGNKAGPDVSLNEFIRSVAGLRGTKAMCHEGGCGACIVAVRAALPPTNEVKTFAVNSCLVSVLSCHGWEITTVEGIGNRIKGYHDIQSRLANFNGTQCGYCSPGWVMNMYSLYESKNKALTAVEIENSFAGNMCRCTGYRPIADAFKSFATDADLTLLNKLCDLEELDIIKRCGLECAKKCSHRDKCFKHSGRGNNSNDDAEESDDQEKEFVHLDDDKMMVVETVKHTWYKAFHLADVFDIVKRGHYTFVAGNTGQGVYHVTEYPRNLIDIFSVAELKGHVIDVNLIIGAGMTLADMMELFLDLSKTREEFSYLKQFYDHMDLVAHVPVRNIGTIGGNLAMKHANNDFQSDLFLLFETVGAMITIAESLTKEVSMKLPDFLKTSLDSKIIKNIMLPPLSQCCAVKTYKIMPRAQNAHAVVNAGFMFKFKQNSNIIEKASIVYGSISPTFIHATKTEEVLVDKDPYTDETLQLALKTLHDEIDPEEAPPEPSAAYRKMLAVSLYYKAILSLCPSDKMNANYKSGGEAIKRGTSKGTQYYETDKSVWPLNQPIPKIEALVQCSGEAVFANDLPTESDEVYAAFVTADALPGSIIKDFDTTEAFKLEGVIAFYTAKDIPGENTFTPANIPFIEVQEEILCSKEVKFHGQPAAIIVANREKTANKAAKLVKIEYSTVSKNKPLLTIDEVIKSPERSKRVRSDQNIEPSDVGKDVKTVINGELDMGEQYHYYMETQTCVTRPTEGGMEVFAATQWLDLTNVAVAQALKVPVNSINVIVRRVGGGYGGKISRSTQISCSAALVTHLTNKTCRMVLPLQTNMGSVGKRIGTKCNFELGVNAEGEIQYLKNTFYQDGGCSYNEVLTAITTHHFYNCYNPMRWGISPFSVLTDKPSNTWCRAPFSAEGVAMIEYMMERIAFSLKLDPIEVRLLNMKQENNPIPEMINQLKIDSEFDDRKKKVEEFNKNNRWRKRGIKMVPLTVGIIYTGLFNAIVSVYHADGSVVIMHGGIEMGQGLNTKAAQVCAYALGIPLEKISVKASNNFTSPNAMVTGGSVGSECVVFATKKACDVINERLKPIREKLDDPSWEVLVEAAFKAGVDLQANGTFNLSEGDAKPYDVYAVGVLEVEVDILTGNHDIIRVDILEDTGRSLSPEIDVAQIEGAFVMALGYWTSEKVVYDETTGKLLTDRTWTYKIPGIKDIPADMRIYFRRNANNEFGVLQSKATGEPAFCLGVVFLLAIQEALQSAHQDAGHDPRWIDIGTPYNVENIFMAVNHKIEDFKLT from the exons tttATACGAATCGAAGAACAAAGCCTTAACTGCAGTAGAAATTGAGAACTCCTTCGCTGGCAACATGTGCAGATGTACTGGATACAGACCCATAGCGGATGCCTTCAAATCATTCGCCACAGACGCCGACCTGACTCTTCTGAACAAACTCTGCGACCTTGAAGAACTAGACATTATCAAACGATGTGGACTTGAATGTGCCAAGAAATGTAGTCACAGAGACAAATGCTTTAAACACAGTGGAAGAGGTAATAATAGTAATGATGATGCTGAAGAATCAGATGATCAAGAAAAAGAATTCGTTCATTTAGACGATGATAAAATGATGGTTGTTGAAACTGTTAAACATACATGGTACAAGGCTTTCCATTTGGCTGATGTTTTTGATATTGTGAAGCGTGGACATTATACTTTCGTTGCTGGGAACACTGGTCAAG GAGTTTACCACGTAACAGAGTATCCACGAAATCTCATAGATATATTTAGTGTAGCTGAACTCAAAGGACACGTGATTGATGTAAACCTTATAATCGGAGCTGGTATGACACTCGCAGATATGATGGAACTTTTCCTAGATCTATCAAAAACTAGAGAAGAATTTTCTTATCTGAAACAGTTTTATGATCACATGGATTTAGTTGCTCATGTACCTGTTAGGAAT ATTGGAACGATAGGTGGTAATCTAGCGATGAAGCATGCTAATAATGATTTCCAATCAGACTTGTTCCTTCTTTTTGAAACTGTTGGAGCTATGATCACTATTG CGGAAAGTTTGACAAAAGAAGTGAGTATGAAATTGCCAGACTTCTTGAAAACATCTTTGGATTCCAAAATTATAAAGAACATTATGCTACCACCCCTGTCACAGTGCTGTGCGGTGAAAACGTACAAG ATCATGCCTCGAGCCCAAAATGCGCATGCCGTTGTCAACGCAGGATTCATGtttaaattcaaacaaaactcAAATATAATTGAAAAGGCATCCATTGTTTATGGAAGCATTTCACCAACATTCATACATGCTACAAAAACTGAAGAAGTATTGGTTGATAAAGATCCTTATACTGATGAAACTCTGCAATTAGCACTGAAAACTCTGCATGATGAAATAGATCCTGAGGAAGCACCTCCTGAACCTTCAGCAGCATACAGGAAGATGTTGGCTGTATCATTGTATTATAAG GCAATTCTCAGCCTTTGTCCCAGCGACAAAATGAATGCCAATTACAAATCAGGAGGCGAAGCCATAAAACGGGGCACATCAAAAGGAACACAATACTATGAAACCGATAAAAGTGTTTGGCCTCTGAACCAACCTATACCAAAAATAGAAGCACTGGTTCAATGCAGCGGTGAGGCAGTATTTGCTAACGATTTGCCAACTGAATCCGATGAAGTGTATGCCGCTTTTGTTACTGCTGATGCCCTCCCTGGCAGTATTATCAAAGATTTCGATACAACAGAAGCTTTC aAATTGGAAGGCGTTATTGCCTTCTACACAGCAAAAGACATCCCAGGAGAAAACACATTTACTCCAGCCAATATACCCTTCATAGAAGTTCAGGAAGAAATTTTATGTTCTAAAGAAGTTAAATTTCATGGGCAACCGGCAGCAATCATTGTAGCTAACAGAGAAAAGACAGCAAACAAAGCAGCTAAACTCGTTAAAATCGAGTACTCAACTGTAAGCAAGAACAAACCTCTTCTAACTATAGATGAAGTAATCAAATCTCCAGAAAGAAGTAAAAGAGTCAGATCAGATCAGAACATAGAACCTTCTGATGTTGGTAAAGATGTTAAAACTGTTATCAATGGAGAATTAGATATGGGTGAACAGTATCATTATTATATGGAAACACAGACCTGTGTGACCAGGCCTACTGAGGGAGGGATGGAAGTGTTTGCAGCTACGCAGTGGCTAGATTTGACTAACGTTGCTGTAGCTCAAGCTCTAAAAGTTCCTGTCAATAG TATAAACGTAATAGTTCGGCGAGTAGGAGGTGGTTATGGCGGCAAAATATCTCGGTCCACTCAGATATCATGCTCAGCGGCCCTTGTCACTCATTTAACGAACAAAACCTGCAGAATGGTTCTgccattacaaacaaacatggGATCTGTCGGCAAACGAATTGGCACTAAATGTAATTTTGAG cTTGGTGTCAACGCCGAAGGAGAGATTCAGTATCTGAAGAACACTTTCTACCAAGATGGAGGATGTTCTTACAACGAGGTCCTAACAGCTATCACGACTCATCATTTCTACAACTGCTACAATCCTATGAGATGGGGCATTTCTCCCTTCAGCGTGTTGACAGATAAACCTTCCAATACTTGGTGTAGAGCTCCGT TTTCAGCAGAAGGCGTCGCTATGATAGAATACATGATGGAGAGAATAGCATTCAGTTTAAAACTAGATCCAATAGAAGTGAGACTTCTAAACATGAAGCAAGAGAACAACCCAATCCCAGAAATGATAAACCAATTGAAAATAGACTCTGAATTCGACGACAGAAAGAAGAAAGTCGAAGAATTTAATAAGAATAATCGGTGGAGGAAACGGGGTATTAAAATGGTACCGTTGACAGTTGGTATAATTTACACAGGACTGTTCAATGCTATAGTATCAGTTTATCATGCTGATGGGTCGGTGGTGATAATGCATGGAGGGATTGAGATGGGCCAGGGTCTGAATACTAAGGCAGCTCAAGTTTGTGCTTACGCTCTTGGTATACCGTTGGAGAAAATAAGCGTTAAAGCTAGCAATAATTTCACGTCTCCAAATGCTATGGTTACTGGAGGCAGTGTCGGTAGTGAATGCGTTGTCTTCGCTACTAAGAAAGCGTgtgatgttattaatgaaaGACTTAAACCTATAAGAGAAAAACTGGATGATCCTAGTTGGGAAGTACTAGTAGAAGCTGCATTCAAGGCTGGAGTAGATCTTCAAGCTAATGGTACATTCAATCTTAGTGAGGGTGATGCGAAACCTTATGATGTTTACGCTGTTGGTGTTTTGGAAGTTGAAGTGGATATCTTGACTGGTAACCATGATATAATACGGGTTGATATTCTGGAGGATACTGGAAGGAGTTTGAGTCCTGAAATTGATGTTGCTCAG attGAAGGAGCGTTCGTCATGGCCCTAGGATACTGGACATCGGAGAAGGTGGTCTACGACGAGACCACTGGCAAGTTGCTCACAGACAGAACCTGGACCTACAAGATCCCTGGCATAAAGGACATACCAGCTGATATGAGGATTTATTTCCGTCGTAACGCCAACAATGAGTTCGGTGTGCTGCAGTCTAAAG cAACCGGAGAGCCAGCGTTCTGTCTAGGCGTGGTGTTCCTCCTTGCTATTCAGGAGGCACTTCAATCAGCTCATCAAGATGCCGGCCATGACCCCAGGTGGATAGATATAG gcACTCCATATAACgtggaaaatattttcatgGCGGTCAACCACAAGATTGAAGATTTCAAactaacttaa